In one window of Fictibacillus phosphorivorans DNA:
- a CDS encoding NAD(P)/FAD-dependent oxidoreductase, protein MKKIIVIGAGILGASTAYHLSKSDAEVQVIDRKDRGQATDAAAGIVCPWLSQRRNKAWYQLAKGGARYYPELIKMLEEDGETDTGYKRVGTLSLHTDPEKLKKMAERALKRREDAPEIGEITILSPEETKKRFPPLSDEFGSVFVSGGARVNGRAMRDALLNGAKKNGVKIIQGNASLLYEGREVSGVSVNGQTILADQIIITAGAWSNEILKPLGINFKVTPQKAQIIHLELPKTDTADWPVVMPPTNQYILSFDDRVVIGATHEDEAGFDNRVTAGGIHDILSKALAVAPGLLEGSLLETRVGFRPFTPGFLPVIGPLPNFNNILVANGLGASGLTSGPYLGAELAKLALGIPTELDLTSYDVTGAIE, encoded by the coding sequence ATGAAAAAAATTATAGTTATCGGAGCTGGGATTTTAGGAGCTTCTACCGCTTATCATCTTAGTAAATCTGATGCAGAGGTACAAGTAATTGATAGAAAAGATAGGGGACAAGCAACAGATGCAGCAGCAGGCATCGTGTGTCCGTGGCTATCTCAGCGCCGTAACAAAGCTTGGTATCAGTTAGCAAAGGGCGGAGCGAGGTATTATCCAGAACTCATCAAGATGCTCGAGGAAGACGGTGAAACGGATACGGGTTACAAACGTGTAGGAACACTGAGTTTACATACAGATCCTGAGAAGCTTAAAAAAATGGCAGAACGCGCTTTGAAACGTAGAGAAGATGCACCGGAAATTGGTGAAATCACGATTCTTTCTCCTGAAGAAACGAAGAAACGCTTTCCGCCTTTATCAGATGAATTCGGATCGGTCTTCGTAAGTGGAGGTGCTCGTGTAAACGGAAGAGCGATGCGTGACGCTCTGTTGAATGGAGCTAAGAAAAACGGAGTGAAGATCATTCAAGGAAATGCGAGCCTGCTTTATGAAGGAAGAGAGGTTTCGGGTGTTTCTGTAAATGGTCAAACCATTCTCGCTGATCAAATCATCATAACAGCAGGGGCATGGTCGAATGAAATTTTAAAGCCACTTGGAATTAACTTTAAAGTGACTCCACAAAAAGCACAGATCATCCACTTAGAGTTGCCAAAAACGGATACAGCTGATTGGCCAGTGGTGATGCCGCCTACAAATCAGTACATTCTTAGCTTCGATGATCGTGTGGTTATAGGAGCAACACACGAAGATGAGGCAGGTTTTGATAACCGGGTAACGGCAGGCGGTATTCATGACATACTCTCAAAAGCCTTAGCTGTCGCACCTGGCCTATTAGAAGGATCACTTCTTGAGACGAGAGTAGGCTTCCGTCCGTTCACGCCAGGTTTTTTACCAGTAATCGGACCTCTACCTAATTTTAATAACATCTTGGTCGCGAACGGCCTTGGTGCGTCAGGGCTAACAAGTGGACCTTACTTAGGAGCTGAACTTGCGAAGCTTGCATTAGGAATACCTACTGAATTGGATCTAACTAGTTATGATGTAACAGGGGCAATCGAATAA
- the sipW gene encoding signal peptidase I SipW, which produces MTKKLLKFTTKLASTSFIVLLILLAFIILSSRVSGSEPSVFGYQIKAVLSGSMEPIFQTGSIISIKQADDTTTFKNGNIITFQMDDKLITHRIIDVEYKNGQIFYRTKGDNNDGPDMWSVPSNDVIGSYSGFTVPYIGYALNVTQSKEASALLLFIPGFLLFSSAVFSIVKAARKLDVGKA; this is translated from the coding sequence ATGACGAAAAAACTGTTGAAATTCACAACTAAACTAGCAAGCACCTCTTTTATTGTGTTGCTCATCTTACTTGCTTTTATCATCCTATCGTCACGTGTCTCAGGATCAGAACCTTCCGTTTTTGGTTATCAAATTAAAGCGGTATTATCGGGATCGATGGAGCCTATCTTTCAAACAGGATCTATCATCTCTATTAAACAGGCAGACGATACCACCACTTTTAAAAATGGCAATATTATCACGTTTCAAATGGATGATAAGTTGATTACTCATAGAATTATCGATGTTGAATATAAAAACGGACAAATTTTCTATCGCACAAAAGGGGATAACAATGACGGACCTGATATGTGGTCGGTTCCTTCAAATGATGTAATTGGAAGTTACTCAGGATTTACAGTTCCATATATCGGATATGCCTTAAATGTGACTCAATCTAAGGAAGCATCTGCTCTTTTGTTATTTATTCCTGGGTTCTTATTATTTAGTTCAGCTGTTTTTTCTATCGTAAAAGCAGCTAGAAAATTAGATGTGGGAAAAGCATAA
- a CDS encoding SDR family oxidoreductase, whose product MTKTIFITGAGSGLGKGAAIGLAKKGHSIIATTETTSQKTALLEESKDLGLDIEVFKLDITNERDLEQIEKYNFDIFVANAAINEGGPLAEIPMDRFRALFEVNVFATLKSVQLAAKKFVEKRSGKIIFLSSMAGISATPYVGPYTATKHAIEGIAQTMQAELQEFGVKVATINPGAYATGFNDRSAEEKYKWYDPEKNFTKKEDMKKQEEKLKNQYDPEDMIEKMIEIIPAEEHLFRTVHPQEVEEQLKKTEKERWEMKI is encoded by the coding sequence ATGACAAAAACCATTTTTATAACAGGTGCAGGAAGTGGATTAGGAAAAGGTGCCGCAATTGGACTCGCTAAAAAAGGGCATTCAATCATTGCCACAACTGAAACAACGTCACAAAAAACAGCGCTTTTAGAAGAATCAAAGGATCTTGGTCTTGATATAGAGGTGTTCAAGCTTGATATTACAAATGAACGAGATCTAGAACAAATAGAAAAGTATAACTTTGATATATTTGTAGCTAATGCAGCGATCAATGAGGGTGGCCCATTAGCTGAGATTCCGATGGACCGGTTTCGTGCTTTATTTGAGGTGAACGTATTTGCTACGTTAAAATCCGTTCAGCTGGCTGCAAAAAAATTCGTCGAGAAACGAAGCGGGAAAATTATTTTTTTAAGTTCTATGGCCGGAATATCAGCAACACCGTATGTAGGGCCGTATACGGCTACAAAGCATGCGATTGAAGGAATCGCTCAAACGATGCAGGCAGAACTTCAAGAGTTTGGTGTAAAAGTCGCAACAATCAATCCAGGCGCTTATGCAACAGGCTTCAATGATCGAAGTGCAGAAGAAAAATACAAATGGTATGATCCCGAAAAGAATTTTACAAAAAAAGAAGATATGAAGAAGCAAGAAGAAAAGTTGAAGAATCAATATGATCCAGAGGACATGATCGAGAAAATGATTGAGATCATCCCGGCCGAAGAACATCTTTTCCGCACTGTTCATCCACAAGAAGTTGAAGAACAGTTAAAGAAAACGGAGAAAGAACGTTGGGAAATGAAGATATAA
- a CDS encoding TasA family protein, with the protein MGFTKTISKGVMTAALGLSLMGGGTFAYFSDTFETKNTFAAGTLDLSINPNAVVNIDNIKPGDEVYREFTFENKGSLDIYQVLLDTKYSVEDAKSDNTDDLANHIKVTIMYNTSSATVPVVETTLAELKEKQPDLTAIDEFVGTTQRPDGIPPGEKEKMFVLFQFVDNGEDQNQFQGDKLKVDWTFNAKQAPGAYNDDTDPENN; encoded by the coding sequence ATGGGGTTTACGAAGACAATTAGCAAAGGCGTTATGACAGCTGCACTAGGATTATCTTTAATGGGAGGAGGAACGTTCGCTTACTTTAGTGACACGTTCGAAACGAAAAACACTTTCGCTGCAGGTACGTTAGATCTTTCCATCAATCCAAACGCTGTGGTTAACATTGATAATATTAAACCTGGCGATGAAGTGTACCGTGAATTTACGTTTGAGAATAAGGGATCTCTAGACATCTATCAAGTACTACTAGATACAAAGTATTCCGTTGAAGATGCAAAATCAGATAATACGGATGATCTGGCAAACCATATTAAGGTAACCATCATGTACAACACGAGCAGCGCAACTGTACCTGTTGTTGAGACAACATTGGCAGAGCTAAAAGAAAAACAACCTGATCTTACCGCAATTGATGAATTTGTTGGCACAACACAGCGTCCGGATGGTATTCCTCCAGGTGAGAAAGAAAAAATGTTCGTATTGTTCCAGTTCGTAGATAATGGCGAAGATCAAAACCAGTTCCAAGGAGACAAGCTTAAAGTGGATTGGACGTTCAACGCGAAACAAGCTCCAGGTGCTTATAACGACGATACAGATCCAGAGAATAACTAA
- a CDS encoding DUF4047 domain-containing protein, which yields MKGKLHRGAIVLGLCSLSFYCSAQITGQTEAAFSDQAQIKPVELSAAVVFPDTVESLNDKAKIIYSRIISLYKTLPNAADDASLQKLKQTIEEITGLEQTLYSLLRDFEDIHNELLNYEQQVKKLDSKTYQFVYKGCNETTELSKKLKTTVDLQSIKQLHHSIEARINKLEDDEEEMFEEPISQ from the coding sequence ATGAAAGGCAAGCTTCATAGAGGAGCTATTGTGTTGGGGCTATGCTCTCTATCTTTTTATTGTAGTGCTCAAATTACCGGTCAAACCGAAGCAGCTTTTTCAGACCAAGCTCAAATTAAACCGGTGGAACTTTCAGCTGCAGTTGTTTTTCCAGACACGGTGGAAAGCCTTAACGATAAGGCTAAAATCATTTATTCAAGAATAATCTCACTATACAAAACCCTTCCGAACGCTGCCGATGATGCAAGTTTACAGAAGCTAAAACAAACCATTGAGGAAATTACAGGATTAGAACAAACACTTTACTCACTACTCCGTGATTTTGAAGACATACATAATGAGCTCTTAAACTATGAGCAGCAGGTGAAGAAACTAGATTCAAAGACATACCAATTTGTCTATAAAGGTTGTAATGAGACAACCGAATTGAGCAAAAAATTAAAAACGACAGTGGACCTACAATCTATTAAACAATTACACCATTCTATTGAAGCTCGTATTAACAAGTTAGAAGATGATGAAGAAGAAATGTTTGAAGAGCCTATTAGTCAGTAG
- a CDS encoding helix-turn-helix domain-containing protein has protein sequence MIEGEIIKFYRKRRGLSQEQLGKDICTTTHVSKIERGQTKYSTEIIALFSKRLNIDIQKEMQFFQDMEKKLHQWHNSIIMQRMKEVEKTKTELDQFPIVQSSKHAALYQLVLVRYFLLKKEPQKAAEVLKRIKTEHLNPYEDNMYKHVKGIYYLQKYNNFHVENRKKAIELLSTIDRTSYGNEEYCYHLAMAYQWVESKTMAYINAKKAVDYFKRNNNFSRAIQAESVMLLQIECATQHDFEQKVNRYLQLIQDSETLNEMGIIGMLLHNLGLEFFKRKDYKNAHIYYLKALKMADKKTAIYLNRLYNYLDNSIDGKLQSQKQNLKSAEEGLSAARMLNHPLYLHLFQLHLFIIKGETEPYFSYLENIALPFFQAHNQFSRVDKFGKQLYHFYADTKQYEKAIEISALFLSRE, from the coding sequence ATGATTGAGGGAGAAATTATAAAATTTTATCGTAAAAGAAGAGGACTTTCTCAAGAGCAGCTGGGCAAAGATATCTGTACGACAACACATGTTAGTAAAATTGAGCGGGGGCAGACAAAGTATTCAACGGAGATTATTGCGTTATTCTCAAAACGACTAAATATCGATATACAGAAGGAGATGCAGTTCTTTCAAGATATGGAGAAGAAACTCCATCAATGGCATAACTCTATTATCATGCAAAGGATGAAAGAAGTAGAAAAGACAAAAACTGAATTAGATCAATTTCCTATTGTTCAATCCTCAAAACATGCAGCATTGTATCAGTTGGTGCTTGTTCGCTATTTTCTTTTGAAAAAAGAACCACAAAAAGCAGCAGAGGTTTTAAAGCGAATAAAAACGGAACACCTGAACCCATATGAGGACAACATGTATAAGCATGTAAAGGGAATTTATTATTTGCAGAAGTACAATAATTTTCATGTTGAGAATCGTAAGAAGGCAATCGAGCTCTTGAGTACAATTGATCGAACCTCCTATGGAAATGAAGAATACTGTTATCATTTAGCGATGGCTTATCAATGGGTTGAATCCAAAACGATGGCATATATCAATGCAAAAAAAGCAGTGGACTATTTTAAGAGAAACAACAACTTCTCTAGAGCCATACAAGCAGAATCAGTCATGTTGCTTCAAATAGAATGTGCAACACAACATGATTTTGAACAAAAAGTTAACCGTTACCTACAATTGATTCAGGATAGTGAAACGTTAAACGAAATGGGTATTATCGGAATGCTGCTACATAATTTAGGATTGGAATTCTTTAAAAGAAAAGATTATAAGAATGCCCATATCTATTACCTGAAAGCGCTAAAGATGGCTGATAAAAAAACAGCCATTTATTTAAACCGATTGTATAATTATTTGGACAATAGTATTGATGGTAAACTTCAGTCTCAAAAGCAGAATTTAAAAAGTGCAGAAGAAGGATTATCAGCAGCGAGGATGTTAAACCACCCTTTATATCTGCACTTGTTTCAACTGCACTTATTTATTATAAAGGGCGAGACAGAGCCTTATTTTAGTTACTTAGAAAATATAGCTCTGCCATTTTTTCAAGCTCACAACCAATTCAGTAGGGTTGATAAGTTTGGAAAGCAACTATATCACTTTTATGCAGATACGAAGCAGTACGAGAAGGCGATCGAAATCTCCGCACTGTTTTTATCTAGAGAATAA
- a CDS encoding M4 family metallopeptidase, translated as MKKKRQKRLNKKVVIPAVLALSVTFGGFSLPGSNALANSSTVLFQAPEGLSKAEIVKAYLQSQVVSEVGAKSASTIGEQFKIVKEFADSSTNTYHVRTVEQYNGIPIYGSGQTVALDANNNVYASFGKVTQKLSRSIISTDPSITKEDAERTVKEQIVAEIGEVKQYDGVDTELTIYPHEGRNYLTYLVKVSTSVPAPGFYHYFIDATTGEIVDHFNAVHEADAPVVAPITGRGLDLFGKVQNFIAVKDNVSGKSYLHGAAIGGGTTTNPNIVPVHTYKANRMGETPFILLSGLFGFSGFEVETGTSFFADPAAVSAHTNSVKVNTYYQNIHKRNSLDGNGMPIVSTVHIGSKWNNAAWNGKQMLYGDGDGILFSSLAGAMDVAGHEMTHGVISKTANLTYQGESGAINESLADIFGALSEMHSHGLTSPSEWELGEDIYTPNVPGDGGLRSMSNPKSRKLSAAYGLKDNAYPDHYEDRYLGELDKGGVHINSSINNKAAYLISEGGEHHGVKVTGITRSKTEKIYYRALTTYLVPSSGFKEMREAAIQSARDLYPDRNGAPSAETKAVIAAYDAVGVTAQ; from the coding sequence TTGAAAAAGAAAAGACAAAAACGATTGAACAAAAAAGTGGTAATCCCAGCAGTTCTAGCATTGTCCGTAACATTTGGAGGTTTTTCATTACCTGGATCCAATGCACTTGCAAATTCTTCAACTGTTTTATTCCAAGCTCCTGAAGGGTTGAGTAAAGCAGAAATCGTTAAAGCGTATCTTCAATCACAGGTCGTTTCCGAGGTTGGAGCGAAATCAGCATCTACAATAGGTGAGCAGTTTAAAATCGTAAAAGAGTTTGCTGATAGTAGCACAAATACATACCACGTGCGAACTGTTGAGCAATACAATGGCATTCCGATCTACGGCAGTGGACAAACCGTTGCGTTGGACGCAAACAATAATGTGTATGCGTCATTTGGGAAGGTGACTCAAAAATTAAGTCGATCTATCATTTCTACAGATCCATCCATCACGAAAGAAGATGCAGAAAGAACGGTTAAAGAGCAAATAGTTGCTGAGATTGGAGAAGTTAAGCAGTATGACGGCGTTGACACAGAATTAACGATCTATCCGCATGAAGGAAGAAACTACTTAACGTACTTAGTTAAAGTTTCTACTTCTGTTCCTGCACCTGGGTTTTATCACTATTTTATAGATGCAACGACGGGTGAGATCGTTGATCATTTTAACGCGGTACATGAAGCGGATGCTCCAGTAGTCGCACCGATTACGGGAAGAGGATTGGATTTATTCGGTAAAGTTCAAAACTTTATCGCTGTAAAAGATAATGTCTCAGGAAAAAGCTATCTACACGGTGCAGCAATTGGAGGGGGCACAACGACGAACCCTAACATAGTACCGGTTCATACGTACAAAGCGAACCGCATGGGTGAAACACCTTTCATCTTACTATCCGGACTTTTTGGCTTCTCAGGTTTTGAAGTAGAGACTGGCACCTCTTTCTTTGCAGATCCGGCAGCGGTTTCAGCACATACGAACTCGGTCAAAGTAAATACGTATTACCAAAATATTCATAAAAGAAATAGTCTTGATGGAAATGGGATGCCAATTGTAAGCACCGTACACATTGGTTCTAAATGGAACAATGCAGCATGGAACGGAAAACAGATGCTCTATGGAGATGGTGACGGTATTCTGTTTAGTTCATTAGCTGGTGCGATGGATGTTGCAGGTCATGAGATGACACATGGAGTAATCTCTAAGACCGCAAACCTTACTTACCAAGGAGAGTCTGGTGCTATTAATGAATCCCTGGCTGATATCTTCGGTGCATTGTCTGAGATGCATTCACACGGATTAACAAGTCCATCTGAGTGGGAATTAGGTGAAGATATTTACACACCAAACGTACCAGGTGATGGCGGACTTCGTTCTATGAGCAATCCTAAATCCAGAAAGCTTTCTGCAGCTTATGGATTAAAGGATAATGCATACCCTGATCATTATGAAGATCGTTACCTAGGCGAGCTGGATAAGGGTGGGGTTCATATTAACAGCTCCATCAACAATAAAGCAGCTTATCTCATCTCTGAGGGAGGAGAGCATCACGGAGTTAAAGTTACGGGTATTACACGTTCAAAAACAGAGAAAATCTACTACCGTGCTTTAACGACCTATCTTGTACCTTCATCCGGATTCAAAGAAATGCGTGAGGCAGCGATTCAATCCGCTCGAGATCTTTATCCAGATCGTAATGGAGCTCCATCTGCCGAAACAAAAGCTGTAATCGCAGCATACGATGCGGTTGGAGTTACGGCTCAATAA
- a CDS encoding ATP-binding cassette domain-containing protein: protein MNVVVCNELSKQYGRSKAIQNMTFRIAENKITGLIGRNGAGKTTLLKIIAGYLHHSAGDIQVFSENPFNNLKVSANTIFIDNEMSFSQGLTLKELLETAGSFYPNWNHDLALKLFDYFSFNPSQYHGNLSKGMKSTFNMMVGLAARCPLTIMDEPTSGMDSATRKDFYRALLKEYIAYPRTIILSSHLLDEVEDLLEEVLLIKSGEKCLHLPIDQLKEYAIGVRGKTVDVETWTEIMEPISMQEIGANMSYAVIRNDRSIKELEDARQLGLEITPVSAEDICSYLTSKTKGGIDHVFSRG, encoded by the coding sequence ATGAATGTTGTCGTTTGTAATGAACTGTCTAAACAATATGGTCGATCGAAAGCAATCCAAAATATGACCTTTCGGATAGCGGAAAACAAGATTACTGGTTTGATTGGTAGGAACGGTGCGGGAAAAACAACGTTATTAAAAATTATTGCTGGTTATCTTCATCATTCTGCGGGTGATATACAAGTATTCTCTGAAAATCCGTTTAATAATCTAAAGGTTTCGGCTAATACAATCTTCATCGATAACGAGATGAGTTTCTCGCAAGGGTTAACACTAAAAGAACTGCTTGAAACAGCAGGCAGCTTTTACCCGAATTGGAACCACGATTTAGCTTTAAAATTATTTGATTATTTTTCTTTTAATCCAAGTCAATATCACGGAAATCTCTCAAAGGGTATGAAGAGTACGTTTAATATGATGGTTGGTTTAGCGGCACGCTGCCCACTCACAATTATGGATGAACCAACAAGCGGAATGGATTCTGCAACACGTAAGGACTTTTACAGAGCGTTATTAAAAGAATACATCGCCTATCCAAGAACAATTATTCTTTCTAGCCATCTTTTAGATGAAGTAGAAGATCTGTTAGAAGAGGTACTACTCATTAAGTCTGGTGAAAAGTGTCTTCATTTACCCATAGATCAGTTAAAGGAATACGCGATTGGCGTGAGAGGAAAGACAGTTGACGTGGAAACATGGACAGAGATTATGGAACCCATTTCTATGCAAGAGATCGGCGCAAATATGTCTTACGCCGTCATAAGAAACGATCGTTCCATAAAAGAGTTAGAGGATGCTAGACAGCTGGGATTAGAAATTACACCAGTTTCTGCAGAAGATATTTGCAGTTATTTAACAAGTAAAACAAAAGGGGGAATCGATCATGTATTTAGCAGAGGTTAA
- a CDS encoding threonine aldolase family protein: MEKQNTLLDAYKNAKYQVTGHGKRDVSVLLDSLSNQTGQEESDMYGSGHIIDSFQEKMAAYLGKESAVFFPSGTMAQQIAMRIWCDEKGIQKVAYHPLCHLEIHEEDGLKELHHIEPVLLSDPNKIIKMDDVVNMKEDVSCLLLELPQREIGGQLPTFEELQGISDYCREKGIKLHLDGARLFEILPFYEKTAAEVCAIFDSVYVSFYKGIGGVAGAILAGPKDFAEKSKVWKRRHGGDLISLYPYILSADFYFDQRVGKMEEYYKGAKELAALYNECEGVCTLPITPVSNMFHVHIQAPKHEMECILADTYGESGVGLTGHLRENGENRCFFEVSLGDNYLEVPNNNLKKTFTVLNKKLKTRTLV; this comes from the coding sequence TTGGAAAAGCAAAACACATTACTAGACGCCTATAAAAATGCAAAATACCAAGTAACCGGACACGGAAAAAGAGATGTGTCTGTCCTGTTAGATTCTCTTTCAAACCAAACAGGCCAGGAAGAAAGTGATATGTACGGCAGCGGTCACATCATTGATAGCTTTCAAGAAAAGATGGCCGCTTATTTAGGAAAAGAATCTGCTGTATTCTTCCCGAGTGGGACGATGGCTCAGCAAATCGCTATGCGTATTTGGTGTGATGAAAAAGGAATTCAAAAAGTTGCGTACCATCCCTTATGCCACTTGGAAATTCACGAAGAAGATGGTTTGAAAGAACTTCACCACATTGAACCTGTGCTGCTTAGTGACCCTAATAAAATCATTAAAATGGATGACGTAGTCAACATGAAGGAAGACGTTTCTTGTTTACTACTGGAACTTCCTCAGCGAGAGATCGGGGGGCAGCTGCCGACTTTCGAAGAATTACAGGGGATTTCTGATTACTGCAGAGAAAAAGGAATTAAACTTCATCTTGATGGAGCAAGACTGTTTGAAATTCTGCCCTTTTATGAAAAGACAGCCGCTGAAGTTTGTGCTATTTTTGATAGTGTTTATGTTTCTTTTTACAAAGGGATTGGTGGAGTCGCAGGTGCAATTTTAGCAGGGCCAAAAGACTTTGCTGAGAAATCAAAGGTTTGGAAAAGACGTCATGGCGGTGATTTGATCAGTCTTTATCCATATATCTTAAGCGCAGATTTTTATTTTGATCAGCGGGTTGGAAAAATGGAAGAGTATTATAAGGGAGCAAAGGAGTTAGCTGCGCTCTATAACGAGTGTGAAGGTGTATGCACGCTTCCGATAACTCCTGTTTCAAACATGTTTCATGTTCACATTCAGGCACCAAAACATGAAATGGAATGCATTTTGGCAGACACTTATGGTGAGAGTGGAGTTGGATTAACAGGACATCTTCGCGAGAATGGTGAGAATCGTTGTTTCTTTGAGGTAAGTCTAGGTGACAATTATCTAGAAGTACCTAATAATAATTTGAAAAAGACGTTCACAGTGCTGAATAAGAAGTTGAAGACAAGAACTTTAGTATAA
- a CDS encoding GntR family transcriptional regulator yields MLLNADSMKPIYVQISEWLENEILNESISADEKIYSQYQLAEMFNVNPATAGKGINLLADDNVLYKKRGLGMFVAADARKIILGKRKSSKLHSLVTELAQEAIQLQVEEEELVTMIRDMHQRIKEEQS; encoded by the coding sequence TTGCTGCTAAATGCCGATAGTATGAAACCGATTTATGTTCAAATTTCAGAATGGCTTGAGAACGAGATTTTGAACGAATCGATTTCAGCAGATGAAAAAATATATTCGCAATATCAACTAGCTGAAATGTTTAATGTAAATCCAGCTACTGCCGGAAAGGGCATAAATTTGCTGGCGGACGATAACGTTCTTTATAAGAAAAGGGGATTAGGGATGTTTGTTGCGGCGGATGCAAGAAAAATTATCCTCGGTAAAAGAAAAAGTTCTAAGCTACATTCACTTGTGACCGAATTAGCCCAAGAAGCTATTCAGTTGCAGGTTGAAGAAGAAGAACTTGTAACGATGATTAGGGATATGCACCAAAGAATAAAGGAGGAGCAATCATGA
- a CDS encoding NADH-dependent flavin oxidoreductase, protein MMNKKYAPLFESYRFKNGVELKNRVVMAPMTNFSSNDDGTVTDEEIRYYERRSEGVGMVITACTNVTANGKGFPGEFAGDTDDMIPSLRRLASAIKAKGSKAILQIFHGGREVPPELVNGDVVSASNIPSAEGKPVPRELTSEEVATIIRAFGETTRRAIEAGFDGVEIHGANGYLIQQFFSPHANRREDQWGGSLEKRMAFPLAVVDSVKKAVAEHGDDSFIVGYRFSPEEPETPGITMADTLALVDALSAKKLDYLHVSVMDFWSEPRRGVEDTRSRIEIINERVGDRVPVMGVGSIYTADDAIKALESGVPFIALGRELIIDPDWVQKIEQGKESEIVTKLDKTKQDELVVPDPLWNAVLNAPGWFPGV, encoded by the coding sequence ATGATGAATAAAAAATATGCACCATTGTTTGAATCTTATCGTTTTAAAAATGGAGTTGAACTTAAGAACCGTGTTGTTATGGCACCGATGACAAATTTTTCTTCAAATGATGACGGTACTGTAACTGATGAAGAAATTCGCTACTACGAGCGCCGTTCTGAAGGTGTTGGAATGGTGATCACAGCTTGTACGAATGTTACGGCTAACGGTAAAGGATTTCCGGGAGAGTTCGCTGGAGATACGGATGACATGATTCCGAGTCTTCGTCGCTTAGCTTCTGCCATAAAAGCAAAAGGCTCAAAAGCGATTCTACAAATCTTCCATGGCGGTCGCGAAGTGCCTCCTGAACTTGTTAACGGAGATGTTGTGAGTGCGAGTAACATTCCTTCTGCGGAAGGGAAACCTGTGCCGCGCGAACTAACTTCAGAAGAAGTAGCTACTATCATTCGTGCTTTTGGTGAAACTACTCGACGTGCGATTGAAGCAGGGTTTGACGGTGTTGAAATTCATGGTGCGAACGGTTATCTGATTCAGCAGTTCTTTTCTCCACACGCGAACCGCCGTGAAGATCAATGGGGCGGATCGTTAGAAAAGCGTATGGCGTTTCCGTTAGCGGTTGTAGATTCAGTGAAAAAGGCAGTAGCTGAACATGGAGATGATTCATTTATCGTAGGCTATCGTTTCTCGCCAGAAGAACCTGAAACACCAGGTATTACGATGGCTGATACGTTAGCACTTGTTGATGCGCTTAGTGCTAAGAAATTAGATTATCTTCATGTTTCAGTAATGGATTTCTGGTCTGAACCTAGAAGAGGCGTTGAAGATACACGTTCACGCATTGAGATTATTAACGAAAGAGTGGGCGACCGTGTACCCGTTATGGGAGTAGGCTCCATCTATACGGCAGATGATGCGATAAAAGCATTGGAATCAGGAGTGCCATTCATTGCTTTAGGGCGTGAACTGATTATTGATCCAGATTGGGTGCAGAAGATTGAACAAGGCAAAGAGTCTGAAATTGTAACAAAACTTGATAAAACGAAGCAAGATGAACTAGTAGTACCAGATCCGTTATGGAATGCAGTCTTGAACGCACCAGGATGGTTTCCTGGAGTTTAA